A window of Enterobacter ludwigii genomic DNA:
TTTTTTGGTGAATGATGTTTAGCGATATGGTTTTCGAATAACGCGCTTTACATTTTTTAACGCGTTACGCTTTTCTCTTTTTTCATTGCATTGCTCACATAAATAAATCGTGCGCTTAAAGGGGTATATGTCTGTTTTCCTTTCGTGCATTTCCGATTTTTTATATTTATGGCAGCAAACAGCGCAATGACAAATGATGTCATCCATATCAGTTAAGTTGTTGGCGTTTGTGATCATAATAAGACATGCCACAAGCGTTCTGCGCTTCTGCGAAGTTCACAGACAGCAAGCTAATGTGCTCAACAGCGCAAACAGGGCAATGAAACTCACCGAGCACGTAGCCACCGTCAAGCACGACTGTTACAGGGCCTGATGATGGCAAATGAACTACGCCTGAAATGGCACCGTTAATATTAAAGGTAGCAATCTCTTTATTTACGATAACGAGATTCAGCTCAACGGTTGTAATGCTTACTTTCATTTTAAACTCCAGAGTTCAGGGTGTGAAAATCCCTGCCGTTTAAGGCATAGGTTTTAGATTGGTAAAATTAAATTACTTTCAAATTATTTCGCCATTCCTGATGAGGTTGGCGATGCACAACGAAATTTCTGTATTTCCGTAATACTTTCCAGGCGGCATGGCATCCGGCAACATCACGAAGAAATACTGAAGTGACGAGTTTTCCCTGTGCCCAGGCAATTTGTTGTTCCGGTGTTAATTGTGTCTTATCCATATATGAACACTCCACTATGAAACCAGCTTTAAAAAGGGTGGTATATGCATGGACCACGGGAAACGCATATACCACCAAAACTACACGTAGCCTCATGTTGCGATTGCCCACAACTGGAAGCGCATTCCGCCAGTTAACAAACCGATCCCCATCAGTGAAAAGAAGAATGCGCTTACATGTTGTGGACGATTCATCTGCCCTGGTTCGGCGGCGCCACCTCGCCAGGGCAGATGTAAAGGGCAGTTACGCTGCCATGCGGCTTATTGGTCTGTGCAGGTATTTCAAGTCCTGCATCGCGGGGTTTGCTCTCCGCCCCAGGTTCTCCCCGCTATGCTTTAGCGCGCAACCTGAGAAAACCGCCTTCAAGACTTTGGCTTACGCCACATTCAAGAAACTGCCTGGACGAACTCGGAAAAGCTCAGTGCTTCTTCACCCTCAGCCAGACTGTTGAAATACTCTTCGTATGCTTTTTCCATCTCGAACCCCTGTTTGCTACTTTGCTTGGCTAATCACCCTTATCGCCGGGTAGGCGGAACGTTTACTGATTACTGCTGTTAAGTTTTGATAACGCTGATTGTTATTTAAACCTAACAAATCGTCAAGTTTAAATTTCGCAAAACCTAACGGAAGGGGTATGGAAAACACAAAAAGGCCGCTGCTGGAGCGGCCTATGGGGTGGAAAATTATTTGATGTCGAGGTTTTTGAGGATCTGCAGGATTTCTTCTTTGCTTTTGGTTTTTATGAGGTCATTGAACGTTTCATCATAGTCCTTGACCTTATCCCGCAAATTGATGATGTGTTGCTCTTTCTCTGCATTAGGAAGCTTATCGAAGAGCTCTAGAAGCTGATGCTGCTGTGGGGATAACAATCTGTAGGATTCGGCTGATGGTGGTTCATACCCCTCATCCCCCTTAATGATCCAGCCTGGCTCCACGTTCAGTGCTGCAGCTAGTTTGAATAGGTTATCGCCCCTCGGTGAGGTTTCATCACGTTCCCACTGAGAGATTGTGACATGGGCAACCCCAGCCTGTTTACCTAGGCTGCGCTGGGTATATTTCAAGGCAGAGCGTCGCTCTTTTATACGCTGACCGATCGTTTTCATAGTTCGGAAATCCTAACGCGCATTGACTCTTTTTTCCTTAACATATAAAGTTAGGAAAACTTACCAAGGAGAACCCAATGAAAACCGAAGATGTAATAAAACACTTTGGGAAAAAAGCCAATGTGGCGAGAGCTCTCAACATCGCTCGATCCTCTGTCAGTGAATGGGGGGAGTTGGTCCCCGAACGACGAGCCGCGCGACTGGAAAAGATAACGGGTGGTGCATTGAAGTACGACTCAGTTTTGTATGAGCACAAAGATAACCCAAAAGATTCAAAGGAGTCTGACTGATGGAAATCAAAAAGCTGGCATGCGAACTGGAGTCCTGGGCGCAGGAAAAGGGTTGGAAGACGGTCACGCAGCTGATAACCCCGCATCACTTTGGTGATTTGCTGCTGACACTCAATGACGTTACCGACCCTGACGAGTACGCGCGCCGACTGCACAACAACAAGCAGGTTATTCAGCGCGCCTTCAGAAACGATACGCCGAATTATCTCAAGCAGGCAGAGGCGCTGAGCTATGCGGTGCGCGCCGCGATTGATAACGAGCTGGAGCAGAAGGACTGCATGCTCTACCGGGCCGCCAGAGTGAACAAAGAATGTATCGAAGCTACCAACGCGGTATTCACCGGGAAACCGCAACCGGTAATCAGGCGTGAAACTCTGGAAGCGATAGACGCGCTGGCGCAGCTGGTGGGCGTAAAGGTTCAAATCATGAACAGCCATCGGGCTGCATAACGTTCTGGAGGCAACTATGCGTACTTCTCAGGAATTAGCGAGCGCACTGGCAGAGCGCATGAAAAACGCGATGAATAACCGACCCGCTCAGGAGCCAGTGGATCGCCGCGGTGAAATCATTCCAGGGAAGCGGTACCGCGACGAACGCGGGCGCATGGTGACTGTTTTACGTGCATCCCAGCTCCGCGTGTCATATCGCCGGGAGGGGCACACCGGCGTCAGTGAAACAGGGCGCCGAGAGTTTGAAATTAAGTTCACTGAGGTGAAGTCGTGAGCGTGAAATTATCTTCCTGGGTGTGGGACGGTTGTGCCGCACAGGGTGTCAAGGGCATAAAACTGCTGGTTATGGCTCGCCTGGCCGATTTTAGCTCGGATGAGGGAGTGTGCTGGCCGTCTGTTGCCACCATTGCCCGCCAGCTTGGGGCCGGGCGCAGCACTGTGATAACTGCGATAACCCAGCTTGAGGCAGACGGATGGTTAACCCGTACCGAACGTCGAAACGGCCAGCGCAGCGGCACTAATTTATACACGCTGAATGCTGAAAAATTACGCACGGCGGCAGCATATTTTCAGGGTTCAGATTCTGAACGTTCAAAATCTGGACACCCATTAAACAAGGGGTTAGCCAACCCTGATGATTCAGATTCTGAACATTCAGGTTCTGAACGTTCAAATCCCGAACGTTCAGAAAACGCGAATAAACAGGGTTCTCAGGGTTCAGAATCTGGACACGATCCGTCAGTAACTACAGATCCATCATTAAAACAGATCTCTTCGTCCGGAAATTCTGGCGAATCTCCAGACGGCGAAGATTCAGCCAAAAAAATACCTGCCACGAAAAAATGGGGCACACCAGAAGATCATCAATGCGCAAGCTGGATATTTTCCAGGATCCGAACCCTGTATGAACAAGCAGCCGAAACCGATGGTGAAGTTGCTCGCCCAAGAGAACCAAACTGGAACGCATGGGCAAACGAGATCCGGCTGATGCGCACTATCGACGGGCGCACGCACCGCCAGATTTGCGACATGTTCAAGCGAGTCCAGAGCGACCCGTTCTGGTGCCGAAACGTGCTAAGCCCCGCGAAGTTGCGTGAAAAATGGGATGACCTTGTACTGAAACTGGCACCTGTCGCTCATAGCGGAGTGATGCGCAGTTCTTTTGACGATGAATATTACAAAAACGACATTGAGGCCGCGGCAAAAGCGGGCTTCAGGGTCTGATCTAACTGAATTTTATCAGGAGAATATTTATGGAAACCGTACTTGATGCACTGAAAGCCATGAAAAAAGCGACATATCGCGAAGTTGCTGCCCGTCTGGATATCGAGCCTGTTGAAGCGCTGAACATGCTGCGCGAGCAGAAAGAACAGGGGTTATGTGATTTTTACGATGGGGCATGGTCTCTTGGTACCATGCAAGAGCAGGCCAGGCAACCGACCAAACCGCAGGTAGCGGCGTCAGCATATCAGGATCCGCGCCTGAAAGGTGATGAACCAGCACCGGTTGATGCTGTGACCATCCGCCAGCTGCTTGGAACGAGCGGCGCTATGACCACCGCGGCGCTGGCTGCAGCTGTAAATCGTAATGCCCGCGGCATGGTCTCTGTAATGCTGTCTTTTGAGCGCCAGGGCGTGGTTATCAAAAATGGGAAGGGGAAGGGCGTGACATGGTCTCTGCCTGGAGCCGGTGAGGCCGCAGGCGCTACAGCCGAAGCTGCGCAGCCAGAAAAAACAACTGCAGAAATTATTGAGACCATCCCGGCATTTGCTTCCCGTCCGGATGACCTGATTATTCCGTTATCCCGTTATATCTCCAGTGAAATCCGCCGAACAAAAGCGAAGCTGTCAAACCTGCAGCGTCTGCAGGGGGCTGTTCGGGAACTGCGCCGCCATAAGCATCTGCTGGAGGGGCTGGGGAATGAATAATTTACCGAAATGTCCTCAATGCGGCATGGCCCCTTCACTGAGGGTTCGCAGCCGGGGAATTAACTGGGGTTCAGCAGAGGTCCGCTGTTCGAACGGTTGCCCTGGCATCCGAGCGGGATTTTCGTTCCCGCCTGATGGTGAGGCAGCGGCCCGGCAGTTGCTTCAGGATAAATGGAAAGAGCTTGTGGGAGGAATCAACGATGCCACGACCAAAAACTCATGAAGAGCGCACGGTGATGATTAACCGGATTATCGAACTGGTGAAAGAGCAGGGCCGTATCACGACGAAGGACGTCGTCGCGATGTTTAACCTGCACCGAACCACGGCAGAGAAGTACATCCGGATCGCCGTGCAACGTGGAGAGCTTATCCGCTACGGTCGCTGCGGTATTTTTCGTGACGATCGCGCAATCATCGAATTTGACCTGAAGCGATTTTCGCACAGTAAGGCGGCAGTATGAGCAATATCAAAACCCATACCGGAACCATCATCACCAAAGATGGCGAGAAAACCGTGCAGTTGCGCGAGACTCCAACAACCCGGTGTGTTGGCCGCACTGAAACCTACCGGAAAACAGATGGCCGCCGTAGCGGCGCGCCGCTGACATCGCGCCGACTGATTCTGAGCAGCATTAAGCCAATCGAAGGCGGTACTGCCTGACCTCTTTAACTAGGGCGTGCTTTGTTGAAAAGTGATCTACAAAACGAAAGGTGGCGACAATACCTTTTTTCATTTCGGTTGGTTGACAAAATCGAGAAAGTGCGAAAATATATGGTTTACGAATTCCAAAAAAAGCGAAACTTGAAATGAGTGATCATCAGCTAGCACCTTGTTGGGAATTTCAGCCCTATCTCGCTGAAAAAAATGTCCGTCAACTGTTGGCAGAAATCGCTAACGTACTTGAGCAATTGTATTACCACAAGCACACCTTAGACAGCAATTGGTCTGAGGGTGTGAGAGCTTATGATTGGGTCAGAAATCATCTCATTCAAAGTGAAGGAACGATTCCAGGTCTTGAAATGGTATCGAAGGGTCTGGACTATGTAGTTGCTTTAAATAAAGTACCATTGCAATTCTCCAAAGACTGTATCAACAATCCCAAGAAGCGACATCGCCTCCTTAGAAACAAAGTCGAGTGCGAGCAACTTTCTTTATTCGGTGATGTAGAAGCCGAGCAAGATATTACATGGCGAATTTTAGCAGAGCCATTTATATCCGTAGAGGAAGATGGTGAGCTGGAATCAACACTGCCTCGTTGGGAGGTGGCGCTTGTTGGATTTAATGCATATGGTGCTCAGATAAGTATGATTTCACATCAATCTACTGCTTCAGTACCACTTATGCCTCTTGATTCCAATACCTTCCCAGACGAAGCTGAGATTGGTAAGGCGCATCTTCGTCGTCGTAACAAAGATCAAGATTTGGATGTGAGCAGCAATGGAACATCAGGTGATTGACTTCACTGATTATCGTGGGGATAAGCTCAAGCTAGCTAGGATGGCTGTTGGGCTTTCTTGCGAAGAGTTAGCAGAGAAAATTGGCAAAACAAAACAATTCGTTAGCAAGCTCGAGAAAGGGTTTAGACCATCAGAGCAAATGTTAGAGTTAATATCTGCCGCTCTAATGATTAAACCCGATTTTCTTTTTACTGAACGGAAGTATGCATTAGAAAGTGATGTATGCCATTTTCGTAGTAAGAAATCTCGAACTCAAACGCTGACTAATAGTGTTCTAGCTAGGGCTGAGATACTTAACATTATAATTTCTGCGGTTGAAGGAGAAATAGAGTTCCCTGAAGTCAGTATCCCGGAACATCCTGGAGCTGATCTGCTGACTCCTAATGATATAGAACGTGTGGCTGAGGATTGCCGCCGCGCCTGGAATTTAGGTCTGGGTCCAATCTCATCTATGGTTAAATTGGCAGAGAGTTTGGGCGTTATCGTAGCCCATGTTACAGGAGTAGATGACCGTGTTGATGCTTTCACTGTCCATAATAATCGGCCAGTTATCATTAGAAACAATGTCAAAAAAAGCATCTGCAGATTTCGTTCGGATTTAGGGCATGAATTAGGCCACTTGGTTATGCATGAAGGTATAACTACAGGTGATAAGCTGACTGAATCTCAAGCTGATCGATTCTCTAGTGCTTTGCTAGTTCCGCGGTTGTCCTTCATTAAGGAGTTTCCGCGGATCAGAGGGAAGCAATTTGATTGGAACGCCTTGGTCCAATTCAAATTAAGGTGGAAAATTAGCCTTAAAATGTGCATTTATCGAGCCAGTGCTTTGGGATTACTAACCCAAGAGCAAGCAAGAACAGGCTATATGCATCTGAACTCTAAAGGGTTTACAAAAGTTGAACCAGGTGATGAACTCTTACGACCCGAAGAGCCAAGTATGTTTGCAGAAGCGATCGATATGTTGGACGATGCAACATGGATTAAAATACTTATGAAAACTGGGTTGAGCCAAGAACTAATTAGAGAATTGTTCTCCGTTAATCGACCGATTTCGAATCCTAAAAATTTTCTCCAACTTGTGTGAATCATTCTTACAGAGCCCGCTGCTAGCGGGTTTTTTTATACCCTCGGTCGACATGAATTTAACAATTCGTGCTCTTAAAGCGTTGATCAATCTGGCTCTCAGGTGTACTGTATAAATACACAGTACTTGTCGCAGGGGGTTATCATGGGTTTTCCATCACCAGCAGCAGACTACGCAGAACAGATGCTCACTATCACCAGCCTTTGCGGGTATGACGGCAACTGCCGAACCATCGAAACATCAGCCGGGTACGCGATCATAAGCGTCGCCAGAAAGCCGGAAGTGGGAGACACAGTCCTGGTTTCGTTCTGTGGCAGTCTGGACTTCGCAAAAGTCCAGGGGAAAGCGCTGATCACTCAGGATGGAGAGGCTATCGAGGGCGATGCGCTGGACGATACAACCGTAATGGGCGTGGTAACTCACCTCCTGAATCGTGTGACCGATACCGATAATCGGCCTGTGATTTAAAAGGCTGGATCTGATTCATGAGTCTTGAAAGCAGATCGGTTAGACAGGTCAATTACAGTTAATTGATCTTTCTAACCTATTAGAAATCTGGTTAGCGGAAACCTTAATGAAATCAGTTCACAGGGAGAAAAGGACCGCCCCCGCAAGGGGAAATCCATTTTTAGGGATGTGCCCATGAAATTGAACGAATTTGCAGCCGGTCTCACCAAAGACGGAATACTTGTTTTATGTCTTAATGATGGTGAAATAACAGATTACTTGGTGACCAGAAAGGCATTGCGCACACTGATTCGCCAGGAAGAGGGTGGGCTTTCAGCCCAGATTCTGGACGAAGAAGATCGGATAATAAACTTAAACTCTTTGCCAGAAGCACTTAAGGTTCTCAAGCCGTAAGTGTTGATTTATAATAATCAAGCGGGCTGAACACCCACTGATTACTGCGCCAACCTTAGGAATCAAAATGGCGCAGAGCATTACTCTAAACAACTCTCACCGCCCGTCTATGTGCGGTGTTCCTGCTTATGCTGGTGGTCCAGCATGAAGAAAGCAGATAGCCTCCATCTTTCACGTGTGGCCGCACTGGGCTGCATTGTGTGCAGAAATCTGCAGTTGGGCGAAACGCCTGCTGAAATTCACCATATCCGAACCGGGCAGGGCACAAGTCTACGTGCTGACCATCGGAAATCAATTCCCCTTTGTCATACCCACCATCGCAACGGCGGTTATGGTGTGGCCATTCATGCTGGCCGTAAGCAATGGGAGAAAAACTTCGGTACCGAGTTGCAGCTGCTGGAGCAGGTCCAGTTAGAGCTGGGAGTGTTCTATGCCTAAATACATCATCACTCCTGTCGGTAAACCCCGCATGACTCGCCGCGATAAATGGAAACAGCGCCCGCCAGTGATGCGCTATCGCATGTTTTGCGATGAAGCCCGCCTGCATGGAATCCGGGTGCCGGAGAGCGGTGCCCATATCACCTTCGTTTTGCCGATGCCGCCGAGCTGGAGCAAGAAAAAGCGCGAAGCTATGGACGGCCAGCCCCATCAGCAAAAGCCCGATCTGGACAACTTAAAAAAATCTCTGTTGGACGCCTTGTTTGAGGATGATTCCCATATCTGGGGCACCCGGACATCAAAAATATGGGGCGAAACCGGAATGATAATTATCGAAGACATTGGAGAGAAAAATGCGTGACATGTACGAGGTAATGGACCGCTGGGGTGCCTGGGCTGCAGCTGATAGCAGTGGAGTCGACTGGCAACCCATAGCTGCTGGTTTTAAAGGATTACTGCCGCACGGTAAAAAGTCACGCCTGCAATGTGATGACGATGAAGGGATAATGATTGATAGTTGTGTCGCGCGTCTTAAGAAGTATAAGCCTGACGAATACGAGTTAATAATCGTTCACTTTGTAGCCGGAATTTCTTTAAGAGCAATCGCCAAGAAAAGGAAATGCTCAGACGGAACAGTAAGAAAAGACCTCCACACGGCCGGTAATGACTCCAACTTACTGATAGTGTTTTATGTTCAGATAATGCCCGATGACTTTGTCATGCAGCTCCACCGATTTTGAGAACGACA
This region includes:
- a CDS encoding XRE family transcriptional regulator, with translation MEHQVIDFTDYRGDKLKLARMAVGLSCEELAEKIGKTKQFVSKLEKGFRPSEQMLELISAALMIKPDFLFTERKYALESDVCHFRSKKSRTQTLTNSVLARAEILNIIISAVEGEIEFPEVSIPEHPGADLLTPNDIERVAEDCRRAWNLGLGPISSMVKLAESLGVIVAHVTGVDDRVDAFTVHNNRPVIIRNNVKKSICRFRSDLGHELGHLVMHEGITTGDKLTESQADRFSSALLVPRLSFIKEFPRIRGKQFDWNALVQFKLRWKISLKMCIYRASALGLLTQEQARTGYMHLNSKGFTKVEPGDELLRPEEPSMFAEAIDMLDDATWIKILMKTGLSQELIRELFSVNRPISNPKNFLQLV
- a CDS encoding Cro/CI family transcriptional regulator — encoded protein: MKTEDVIKHFGKKANVARALNIARSSVSEWGELVPERRAARLEKITGGALKYDSVLYEHKDNPKDSKESD
- a CDS encoding DUF4222 domain-containing protein yields the protein MRTSQELASALAERMKNAMNNRPAQEPVDRRGEIIPGKRYRDERGRMVTVLRASQLRVSYRREGHTGVSETGRREFEIKFTEVKS
- a CDS encoding RusA family crossover junction endodeoxyribonuclease; the protein is MPKYIITPVGKPRMTRRDKWKQRPPVMRYRMFCDEARLHGIRVPESGAHITFVLPMPPSWSKKKREAMDGQPHQQKPDLDNLKKSLLDALFEDDSHIWGTRTSKIWGETGMIIIEDIGEKNA
- a CDS encoding helix-turn-helix domain-containing protein, with product MKTIGQRIKERRSALKYTQRSLGKQAGVAHVTISQWERDETSPRGDNLFKLAAALNVEPGWIIKGDEGYEPPSAESYRLLSPQQHQLLELFDKLPNAEKEQHIINLRDKVKDYDETFNDLIKTKSKEEILQILKNLDIK
- a CDS encoding helix-turn-helix domain-containing protein, which produces MSVKLSSWVWDGCAAQGVKGIKLLVMARLADFSSDEGVCWPSVATIARQLGAGRSTVITAITQLEADGWLTRTERRNGQRSGTNLYTLNAEKLRTAAAYFQGSDSERSKSGHPLNKGLANPDDSDSEHSGSERSNPERSENANKQGSQGSESGHDPSVTTDPSLKQISSSGNSGESPDGEDSAKKIPATKKWGTPEDHQCASWIFSRIRTLYEQAAETDGEVARPREPNWNAWANEIRLMRTIDGRTHRQICDMFKRVQSDPFWCRNVLSPAKLREKWDDLVLKLAPVAHSGVMRSSFDDEYYKNDIEAAAKAGFRV
- a CDS encoding DUF1627 domain-containing protein — its product is METVLDALKAMKKATYREVAARLDIEPVEALNMLREQKEQGLCDFYDGAWSLGTMQEQARQPTKPQVAASAYQDPRLKGDEPAPVDAVTIRQLLGTSGAMTTAALAAAVNRNARGMVSVMLSFERQGVVIKNGKGKGVTWSLPGAGEAAGATAEAAQPEKTTAEIIETIPAFASRPDDLIIPLSRYISSEIRRTKAKLSNLQRLQGAVRELRRHKHLLEGLGNE
- a CDS encoding antitermination protein — translated: MRDMYEVMDRWGAWAAADSSGVDWQPIAAGFKGLLPHGKKSRLQCDDDEGIMIDSCVARLKKYKPDEYELIIVHFVAGISLRAIAKKRKCSDGTVRKDLHTAGNDSNLLIVFYVQIMPDDFVMQLHRF
- a CDS encoding DUF977 family protein, which gives rise to MPRPKTHEERTVMINRIIELVKEQGRITTKDVVAMFNLHRTTAEKYIRIAVQRGELIRYGRCGIFRDDRAIIEFDLKRFSHSKAAV
- a CDS encoding Ref family protein, encoding MKKADSLHLSRVAALGCIVCRNLQLGETPAEIHHIRTGQGTSLRADHRKSIPLCHTHHRNGGYGVAIHAGRKQWEKNFGTELQLLEQVQLELGVFYA